A region of uncultured Draconibacterium sp. DNA encodes the following proteins:
- the gmk gene encoding guanylate kinase, whose translation MKGKLIIFSAPSGAGKTTIVKHLLQQGFDLEFSISATCREPRHTETHGKDYYFLSGEEFLAKVENDEFLEWEEVYKGTSYGTLKSEVERIREQGKNVVFDVDVVGGLNIKKYYGDEALAVFVQPPSVEELRNRLVGRSTDSEEKIAMRVAKAEHELSFATQFDVVIINDKLEEAFDEAEKVIAEFLKK comes from the coding sequence ATGAAGGGAAAATTAATCATATTCTCAGCTCCGTCGGGAGCCGGGAAAACCACCATCGTAAAACATTTATTACAGCAAGGTTTCGATCTTGAATTTTCAATTTCGGCCACCTGCAGAGAACCGCGCCACACCGAAACACACGGTAAAGATTATTACTTTTTATCAGGTGAAGAGTTTTTGGCAAAAGTGGAAAACGACGAGTTTCTGGAGTGGGAAGAAGTGTACAAAGGAACCAGTTACGGTACACTGAAAAGTGAAGTTGAACGTATTCGCGAGCAAGGCAAAAATGTGGTTTTTGATGTGGATGTTGTTGGTGGTCTGAACATTAAAAAATACTACGGCGATGAGGCTCTGGCTGTTTTTGTGCAGCCGCCTTCGGTAGAAGAGTTGCGTAACCGCCTGGTTGGCCGGTCAACCGACAGCGAAGAGAAAATTGCCATGCGTGTTGCCAAAGCCGAGCACGAACTAAGTTTTGCCACGCAGTTTGATGTGGTGATTATAAACGACAAATTGGAGGAGGCTTTTGATGAGGCCGAAAAAGTTATTGCTGAATTTCTGAAAAAATAG
- the nadD gene encoding nicotinate (nicotinamide) nucleotide adenylyltransferase, with protein sequence MSDLVTDILAPKTNLQLTIGLYFGSYNPIHIGHLAIANYMVEYTNIDQLWFVVSPHNPLKKKNNLLDDYQRLELVHRAVDGDDRFRASNIEFSLPKPSYTVDTLAYLKDQYPNYHFKILMGSDNLENFHKWKNYETILEDYGIIVYPRPGFDPDNVQVQKNITIAKDAPLMEISSSFIRKAIKEGKDVRHFLPQKSWEYLEEMNFYR encoded by the coding sequence ATGAGTGATCTCGTTACCGACATACTCGCACCGAAAACCAATCTGCAGTTAACGATTGGGCTTTACTTTGGTAGCTACAATCCAATTCACATCGGTCATTTGGCTATTGCTAATTATATGGTGGAATACACCAATATCGATCAGCTGTGGTTTGTGGTGTCGCCGCATAATCCACTCAAAAAGAAAAATAATTTATTGGATGATTACCAGCGTTTGGAGCTGGTGCACCGTGCAGTTGACGGTGACGACCGGTTTCGGGCTTCAAATATTGAGTTCAGCTTGCCAAAACCCAGTTATACGGTTGATACACTGGCCTATTTAAAAGATCAATATCCGAACTATCATTTTAAAATTTTGATGGGATCGGATAACCTGGAGAACTTTCATAAGTGGAAAAATTACGAAACCATACTTGAAGATTACGGAATAATCGTTTATCCGCGCCCCGGTTTTGATCCGGATAACGTACAGGTGCAGAAAAACATCACAATAGCCAAAGATGCCCCCTTAATGGAAATTTCATCTTCGTTTATCCGTAAAGCCATAAAAGAGGGAAAAGATGTTCGTCATTTTCTTCCGCAAAAAAGCTGGGAGTATCTGGAGGAAATGAATTTTTACCGCTAA
- a CDS encoding LuxR C-terminal-related transcriptional regulator, whose amino-acid sequence MDNTSLNRIKQAWEANKAIHPVKSELYLNIIEQVVNIFTPGRFYYYIMNFETLEMDYVDSRIETVLGVNTKDWSLERLFELVHPEDQEQMYRKEEKAVEFTLNRISKDEILKYKVVYLLRLRHANGNYKTILQQSKALTLSEDGKVQQVLGIHTDVTHLNMEIDHKISFIGDGLPSYYSLSTDDDFYPVELDYHKLFTSREKEILGNIAKGKTFGEIAEILNISPHTINTHKKNILKKTDCNNTTELIARCVREGVI is encoded by the coding sequence ATGGACAATACAAGTTTAAACAGAATAAAACAAGCATGGGAGGCTAACAAAGCTATACACCCGGTTAAATCTGAATTGTACCTAAACATCATTGAACAAGTAGTAAATATTTTTACTCCCGGACGCTTCTATTACTACATCATGAACTTCGAAACCCTGGAAATGGATTACGTTGATTCGCGGATAGAAACAGTTTTAGGAGTAAACACCAAAGACTGGAGCCTTGAACGATTGTTTGAACTGGTGCATCCCGAGGATCAGGAGCAAATGTACCGCAAGGAAGAAAAAGCAGTAGAATTTACGCTTAACCGAATTTCGAAAGATGAAATATTAAAATATAAAGTGGTTTATCTTTTACGCCTGCGTCACGCGAATGGAAATTACAAAACCATATTACAGCAGTCAAAAGCTCTCACACTTTCAGAGGACGGCAAAGTACAACAGGTATTAGGTATTCACACCGATGTTACTCACCTGAATATGGAGATTGACCATAAAATATCGTTTATCGGAGATGGGCTTCCATCGTACTATTCGCTGTCAACCGATGACGATTTTTATCCGGTAGAGCTCGATTATCACAAGCTTTTCACCTCGCGTGAAAAAGAAATTCTGGGCAACATTGCCAAAGGAAAAACATTTGGAGAAATAGCAGAAATTCTAAATATTTCGCCACACACCATTAACACCCACAAAAAAAATATCCTGAAAAAAACCGATTGTAACAACACCACCGAATTGATTGCACGTTGCGTTCGCGAAGGAGTAATTTAG
- a CDS encoding ChaN family lipoprotein: protein MKNFLILSIISLLLFSSFKSDKPAYVLYNKDGKPVKYEKMLKEMEDADIVLFGELHDNPISHWLQLELTKDLYMQNGKNLVLGAEMFESDNQVIMDEYLSGKIANRSFEEEIRLWPNYKTDYKPLVEFAKDSGLYFVATNVPRRYASLVNSKGFEGLEELSDEAKAFLPPLPPVYDSTLNCYASMMNMEGMGSHVTANFPKAQAIKDATMAHFILKNWEPGKVLLHYHGAYHSENFESIYWYLKYENPGLNIVTIHSVMQKNVSELKSENTGLADFTICVDEDMTRTR from the coding sequence ATGAAGAACTTTCTGATTCTAAGTATCATCTCTTTGCTTTTATTCTCCTCGTTTAAATCCGACAAGCCTGCTTACGTGCTTTATAATAAAGATGGAAAGCCGGTGAAATATGAAAAAATGCTGAAAGAAATGGAAGACGCTGACATTGTTTTGTTTGGCGAATTGCACGATAATCCAATTTCGCACTGGTTACAGTTGGAACTCACCAAAGACCTGTACATGCAAAACGGTAAAAACCTGGTTTTGGGCGCCGAAATGTTTGAAAGCGATAACCAGGTGATTATGGATGAATACTTGTCGGGTAAAATAGCGAACAGGAGTTTTGAAGAAGAAATACGACTGTGGCCCAATTATAAAACCGATTACAAACCCCTTGTGGAGTTTGCCAAAGACAGCGGCCTTTATTTTGTGGCCACCAATGTTCCGCGCCGTTATGCATCGCTGGTCAACTCAAAAGGATTTGAAGGGCTGGAAGAATTATCCGATGAAGCCAAAGCATTTTTACCTCCACTACCACCGGTTTACGATTCGACCCTGAATTGCTATGCCAGCATGATGAATATGGAAGGAATGGGAAGCCATGTTACGGCAAATTTCCCGAAAGCACAAGCCATAAAAGATGCTACGATGGCACACTTTATCCTGAAAAACTGGGAGCCCGGGAAAGTACTTTTGCATTACCACGGAGCTTATCACTCAGAAAATTTTGAAAGTATTTACTGGTACCTGAAATATGAAAATCCTGGGTTGAATATTGTTACGATCCACAGTGTGATGCAAAAAAATGTTTCGGAATTAAAATCGGAAAATACCGGTCTGGCTGATTTTACCATTTGTGTGGATGAAGATATGACGAGAACACGTTAA
- a CDS encoding PHB depolymerase family esterase → MYKILLSIILIFLAELSFSQRWTETMYVEVDGLERNYELFVPENYSEGKDYPVVFILHGGGGRAGRMPRFTNYRFNELAERDGFIAVYPNGYKKGWNDGDRDTLAVARRLNIDDVGFFDVMIDDLDKKLSIDRERVFACGISNGGFMVQRLALERSEVFKAIAVVAANMSEDQQQIIPANPVSVLFICGTGDPLVPYNGGPVMVLKQKRGEVVSVDKSVSFWKEQNGCSELAEESEFPNINKADDCKVHKTVWKNPDDPNIRVVNLRVENGGHSWPGTRQYLPKKLIGNVNHDIDGCDVIWEFFKSVTTN, encoded by the coding sequence ATGTACAAAATTCTGCTTTCAATAATACTTATTTTTCTTGCTGAACTTTCGTTTTCGCAACGATGGACGGAAACGATGTATGTTGAAGTTGATGGGCTGGAGCGGAACTACGAACTGTTTGTACCCGAAAATTATTCGGAAGGAAAGGATTATCCCGTAGTATTTATTTTACACGGTGGAGGCGGAAGAGCCGGCCGTATGCCCCGATTTACAAATTACAGATTTAATGAGCTGGCTGAGCGCGATGGTTTTATTGCTGTTTATCCGAATGGGTATAAAAAAGGGTGGAACGATGGCGACCGCGACACGCTGGCTGTTGCGCGCCGATTGAATATTGATGACGTGGGCTTTTTTGATGTAATGATCGACGATCTCGATAAAAAACTTTCAATTGATAGGGAACGTGTTTTTGCCTGTGGAATTTCAAACGGTGGATTTATGGTGCAACGACTGGCGCTTGAGCGCTCCGAAGTTTTTAAAGCGATAGCTGTTGTGGCGGCAAATATGAGCGAAGACCAGCAACAGATAATTCCTGCCAATCCTGTATCTGTGCTTTTTATTTGTGGCACTGGCGATCCGCTGGTGCCGTATAATGGAGGACCGGTGATGGTATTAAAACAAAAACGGGGAGAGGTTGTAAGCGTTGACAAAAGCGTAAGTTTTTGGAAAGAACAAAATGGTTGTTCCGAATTGGCAGAAGAATCTGAATTTCCCAATATAAATAAAGCGGATGATTGTAAGGTTCACAAAACGGTTTGGAAAAATCCGGATGATCCGAACATCCGTGTGGTTAATCTCCGGGTTGAAAACGGCGGGCATTCCTGGCCCGGAACCCGGCAATATTTGCCCAAAAAGTTGATCGGTAACGTGAACCATGATATAGATGGCTGCGACGTGATATGGGAATTTTTTAAATCAGTAACGACAAATTAA
- a CDS encoding class I SAM-dependent methyltransferase codes for MLETGFVYSTIIDPLLGNLRKRLALEINKGDTVIDIACGTGAQLFELAAKAKSVTGVDLSESMVRYSTNNAKKQKVSNATFVVGDATDLRIFYQQKFDVAILSMALHQFDPDLHKIILGEIKKVAEKIVVLDYAVPLPKNYVGVGSKVAEFLAGIEHNRNFKSYSQAGGLATILPANGFAIKRSKFIGKGAFQLVVAENHSV; via the coding sequence ATGTTGGAAACCGGCTTTGTTTACAGTACAATTATCGATCCGCTGCTCGGGAATCTGCGCAAACGGCTTGCTCTTGAAATTAACAAAGGCGATACTGTAATTGACATCGCTTGCGGAACCGGCGCGCAGTTGTTTGAACTTGCAGCCAAAGCAAAATCCGTAACCGGCGTTGATCTTTCCGAATCAATGGTGCGTTATTCCACTAACAACGCCAAAAAGCAAAAGGTTAGCAACGCTACGTTTGTTGTTGGCGATGCTACCGATCTACGAATTTTTTATCAGCAGAAATTTGATGTGGCTATACTTTCAATGGCTTTGCACCAGTTTGATCCGGACTTACATAAAATCATTCTGGGTGAGATAAAAAAGGTGGCTGAGAAAATTGTTGTGCTGGATTACGCTGTTCCACTACCAAAAAATTATGTAGGTGTTGGCAGTAAAGTCGCCGAGTTTTTGGCGGGGATTGAGCACAACCGCAATTTTAAAAGCTATTCACAAGCCGGTGGTTTGGCTACCATTTTGCCGGCAAACGGATTTGCGATTAAACGATCGAAATTCATCGGAAAAGGAGCGTTTCAATTGGTTGTTGCAGAAAATCACTCCGTTTAA
- a CDS encoding glycerophosphodiester phosphodiesterase family protein — protein MKTTLALIFLLTGITTMAQNTFIAHRGASYLAPENTVASAKLAWELGADAVEVDVHLTKDNRVIVIHDKDTKRTCYGKTNLTIAKTPSILLRDLDAGVWKGEEFKGEKLPFLAEIIETVPEGKTLVVEIKAGGDEIIPALSRIVDNSGKKEQIVFISFGWKTIVATHQEFPDNKCYWLSSVKQGLNKKMEEAATEGLTGVNLKYSIIDEEIMSHASDLNLEVLSWTIDDPEEAQRLTNIGVSGITTNRPKWLKEQMNQ, from the coding sequence ATGAAAACAACACTTGCTCTGATTTTCCTTTTAACAGGAATTACTACAATGGCTCAAAATACATTTATTGCTCACCGCGGAGCTTCGTACCTGGCACCTGAAAATACAGTCGCTTCGGCAAAGCTGGCCTGGGAACTTGGGGCCGATGCTGTTGAAGTGGATGTGCACCTGACGAAAGACAACCGCGTAATCGTTATTCACGACAAAGACACCAAACGTACCTGCTACGGAAAAACAAACCTTACCATTGCCAAAACACCATCGATTTTGTTGCGCGACCTGGATGCCGGCGTTTGGAAAGGGGAAGAATTTAAAGGGGAAAAATTGCCGTTTCTGGCGGAAATTATTGAAACCGTTCCTGAAGGCAAAACACTCGTTGTTGAGATTAAAGCAGGCGGCGATGAAATTATTCCGGCGCTTAGCCGTATTGTTGACAACAGCGGAAAGAAAGAACAGATTGTTTTTATCAGTTTTGGATGGAAAACCATTGTTGCAACACATCAAGAATTTCCCGATAACAAATGTTACTGGCTAAGCTCTGTTAAACAGGGCTTAAATAAAAAAATGGAAGAGGCCGCAACTGAAGGACTCACCGGCGTCAACTTAAAATATTCGATTATCGACGAAGAAATTATGTCACATGCCAGCGATCTTAACCTGGAAGTACTTTCGTGGACCATCGATGATCCGGAAGAAGCCCAACGCCTTACCAATATTGGCGTAAGCGGAATAACAACCAATCGCCCAAAGTGGTTAAAAGAGCAAATGAATCAGTAG
- a CDS encoding lysophospholipid acyltransferase family protein, which yields MSKKKIQNPKSSGLFRDSGKWAVILLLKAIARLPFGCLYFLSDVLYLIIKDLVKYRSEVITDNLIHAFPEKSASEILQLRNKFYRYFCDVSLESIKLYRLSEKELKKRVTFVGTETLNQLAEKRNGAILLAFHYNNWEWSGALQQQLNCKLLMVYNKMRDNEPMDDFLQKAREKWGGEAVKMGRAAKVTFRYFEQQKPVVLGLIADQSALASSPLWAVFMNREAAFFPGPVKIAQKTNQPVFFQHAKRLGRGKYEYSYSLLVEEPAQTDEREILLRYIEKMEEVIKSNPEYYLWSHKRWKHKRPQGTALIQ from the coding sequence ATGAGTAAAAAGAAAATACAAAATCCAAAATCATCAGGACTTTTCAGGGATTCAGGGAAATGGGCTGTAATTCTATTGCTAAAAGCAATTGCAAGGCTTCCTTTCGGGTGTTTGTATTTTCTGTCGGATGTGTTGTACCTGATAATAAAAGACCTTGTAAAGTACCGCAGTGAAGTAATCACCGATAATTTAATACACGCATTTCCGGAGAAAAGTGCCAGTGAGATTCTTCAACTTCGGAATAAATTTTACCGCTATTTTTGCGATGTATCGTTAGAGAGTATTAAGCTTTACCGTTTGTCGGAAAAGGAGTTGAAAAAGCGCGTAACTTTTGTTGGAACTGAAACACTGAACCAGCTTGCCGAAAAGCGAAATGGCGCCATTCTGCTGGCTTTCCATTACAATAACTGGGAATGGTCGGGGGCCTTGCAGCAACAATTAAATTGTAAGTTGCTGATGGTGTACAACAAAATGCGCGACAACGAACCCATGGACGATTTTCTGCAGAAAGCGCGTGAGAAGTGGGGGGGCGAAGCCGTTAAGATGGGGCGTGCTGCAAAAGTAACGTTCCGCTATTTTGAGCAGCAAAAGCCGGTAGTGCTTGGCCTTATTGCCGACCAGAGTGCACTGGCAAGTTCGCCACTGTGGGCGGTGTTTATGAACCGCGAAGCCGCCTTCTTCCCCGGTCCTGTAAAAATTGCGCAAAAAACCAATCAACCTGTATTTTTTCAGCACGCCAAACGCCTGGGGCGGGGCAAGTACGAATACAGCTACTCGTTATTGGTAGAAGAACCTGCGCAAACTGATGAGCGGGAAATTTTGTTGCGCTACATTGAAAAAATGGAGGAAGTGATAAAATCGAATCCGGAGTATTATCTTTGGAGCCACAAACGATGGAAGCACAAACGCCCGCAGGGCACAGCTTTAATTCAATAG
- a CDS encoding lysophospholipid acyltransferase family protein: MVDESLRKKDKRYYEGFFKRLLNGGVVLLLKFISVLPFWMIYGIADFFYLVVRYVVGYRKKVILDNLRHSFPEKSEEEIRKIMHRYYRHFCDFSLETIKLHSMSEKQMDKRLKVTGLELAQQYAREGRSIMLLGFHYNNWEWCSSIQTKSAHKLLMIVNPIRGNMAFEKYIEHSRSKWGGESVPVHKSARAAIEHVRRGEPAVLWLAADQTPAANSPFWTLFLNREAPFFTGPEKIAIKTNQPIFFLHLKKLKRGHYEAHFTQLIDDPSKVESKDILLTYIRKMEEVIRETPEYYLWSHRRWKHTRPEGIELTL, encoded by the coding sequence ATGGTTGACGAGAGCTTACGCAAAAAGGATAAACGCTATTACGAAGGTTTTTTTAAACGCCTGTTAAACGGTGGGGTAGTACTGCTGTTGAAATTTATTTCGGTGCTGCCATTTTGGATGATCTACGGCATTGCCGATTTTTTCTACCTGGTGGTTCGGTATGTTGTCGGCTATCGCAAAAAGGTGATTCTGGATAATCTTCGTCATTCGTTTCCTGAAAAAAGTGAGGAGGAGATTCGAAAAATAATGCACCGCTATTACCGCCATTTCTGCGACTTTTCGCTTGAAACTATCAAGCTGCACAGCATGAGCGAGAAGCAGATGGATAAGCGTTTGAAAGTTACAGGTCTGGAATTGGCACAACAATATGCCCGGGAAGGACGAAGTATAATGCTGCTCGGATTTCATTACAATAACTGGGAGTGGTGCAGCTCAATTCAAACCAAATCGGCGCATAAACTGCTGATGATTGTAAACCCGATTCGGGGGAATATGGCTTTTGAAAAATATATCGAACACTCGCGAAGCAAATGGGGTGGCGAGTCGGTGCCGGTACACAAATCGGCACGCGCAGCAATTGAGCATGTCCGACGTGGCGAACCGGCCGTTTTATGGTTGGCAGCCGATCAAACACCAGCAGCCAATTCACCATTCTGGACCCTGTTTTTAAACCGCGAAGCACCATTTTTTACCGGCCCCGAAAAGATTGCCATTAAAACCAATCAGCCCATATTTTTTCTTCACTTAAAAAAGCTAAAACGCGGCCATTACGAAGCTCATTTTACACAACTTATCGATGACCCGTCGAAGGTTGAATCGAAAGATATTTTGCTTACTTATATCCGGAAAATGGAAGAAGTAATACGCGAAACACCCGAATATTATTTATGGTCGCACCGCCGGTGGAAACATACACGACCCGAAGGAATTGAACTGACCCTATAG
- a CDS encoding cellulase N-terminal Ig-like domain-containing protein: protein MKKLSFLSFILLLLAACSPEPNQDLVLNDLEYFETQGVNVLVYSNLFTGGFNDEKNAGIELIHHGVRTAQGGAVRLSNTPEQWDLVPEIPTRTVDSVSNSIEATLRYDDYDFESRVVVTPKGKGVEISVFLDEPLPEAVEGSAGFNLEFLPSKYWGKTYLMDGRINRFSRYVASNTITRPNTEKPKQFKGYVTSDDRGTGKFIDPLPLETGRTMLLAPDDPERMVKITSADADIMLFDGRVLAQNGWYVVRSLLPAGKTGKVLSWTVEPNAIPGWVREPNIGFSQVGYLPSQQKVSVIELDKKDKPLAKASIYKVGEDGTATEVFSGKIESWGDYYKYHYVKFDFSSVETPGIYYIQYGDCKTNNFIIEDNVYDWITDATSDVWVPIHMNHMYVNEAYRVWHGEPFKEGYLQAPPNTDHFDLHSQGPTTDTKYKALETIPGLNVGGFFDAGDFDIETGSNISVVQNFVQTWEYFKPLRDQTFVDEEQRYVDLHRPDGTPDILQYIEHGTMNLVAQAEIIGHMAQTLSNSVLDNYHHLGDAASITDGLPYNPNLGPYEVAPDGKSSGVKDDMWAFTSRNPSLDLRAAAMFAATSRALKGYNDDLSERALIQSKRLLKESTELLANMPEDRRGRRFGGDMGTNLQLYISTGEQQYKDKFQESLWPALDRFVSFSILTALHAIPHMDESYKEKLRPYVVKYKEYIEELEQDNPYGVPIGLRNWAGNGGVVSFGTTICFASKYYPDIIDASHAFKATNWLFGCHPYHNYSFVAAVGAARPKAVFYGNNRADFSFIPGNVAPGVLFRQPDHFENYDDWPFFWGQNEGTIGGNTSYLIFGSAFKNLVK from the coding sequence ATGAAAAAACTTTCATTTTTATCATTCATTTTGCTGTTACTGGCGGCATGTAGTCCTGAACCAAACCAGGATCTGGTACTCAACGATCTGGAGTATTTCGAAACACAAGGCGTAAATGTACTGGTGTACAGTAACCTTTTTACCGGGGGCTTCAACGACGAGAAGAATGCCGGTATAGAATTGATCCATCACGGTGTAAGAACTGCGCAAGGAGGTGCCGTTCGGCTTTCGAACACCCCGGAGCAGTGGGATCTTGTTCCTGAAATACCAACCCGAACAGTTGACAGTGTAAGCAACAGCATTGAGGCTACACTAAGATATGACGATTACGATTTCGAATCGCGTGTGGTGGTTACGCCTAAGGGCAAAGGAGTTGAGATATCCGTTTTCCTCGACGAACCTCTTCCTGAGGCGGTTGAAGGGAGCGCCGGATTTAACCTCGAGTTTTTGCCCTCGAAATATTGGGGTAAAACCTATTTAATGGATGGGCGTATCAACCGGTTTTCGCGTTATGTGGCAAGCAATACCATTACCAGGCCCAACACCGAAAAACCCAAACAATTTAAGGGCTATGTAACTTCCGACGACAGGGGAACCGGCAAATTTATCGATCCGCTACCGCTCGAAACCGGACGAACAATGCTTCTTGCTCCCGATGACCCCGAACGTATGGTGAAAATCACTTCTGCCGATGCCGACATTATGCTTTTCGATGGCCGTGTGCTGGCACAAAACGGGTGGTATGTAGTTCGCAGTTTGCTTCCTGCCGGGAAAACCGGCAAAGTTTTAAGCTGGACAGTTGAACCCAACGCTATTCCAGGCTGGGTACGAGAACCCAATATTGGTTTCTCGCAGGTGGGCTACCTGCCTTCGCAACAAAAGGTTTCGGTTATTGAACTCGACAAAAAGGACAAACCGCTTGCAAAAGCATCTATTTATAAAGTAGGTGAAGATGGTACTGCCACCGAAGTATTCAGCGGCAAAATCGAATCGTGGGGCGACTATTACAAATATCACTATGTAAAATTCGATTTCTCTTCTGTTGAAACACCCGGTATTTACTACATTCAGTATGGCGATTGTAAAACCAATAACTTTATAATTGAAGATAACGTTTACGATTGGATTACCGATGCCACCAGCGATGTTTGGGTTCCGATTCATATGAACCACATGTATGTGAACGAAGCGTACCGGGTATGGCACGGCGAGCCTTTTAAAGAAGGTTACCTGCAGGCTCCGCCAAACACCGATCATTTCGATTTGCATAGCCAGGGCCCAACAACCGATACCAAATACAAAGCGCTGGAAACCATCCCGGGATTAAACGTAGGCGGCTTTTTTGATGCCGGTGATTTTGATATAGAAACCGGATCGAATATTTCCGTTGTGCAAAACTTTGTTCAAACCTGGGAGTATTTCAAACCCTTGCGCGATCAGACTTTTGTTGATGAGGAGCAGCGGTATGTCGATCTTCATCGTCCGGACGGAACACCCGATATTTTACAGTATATCGAGCACGGAACAATGAACCTTGTCGCCCAGGCAGAAATTATCGGTCATATGGCGCAAACACTTTCCAACTCTGTTCTCGATAATTACCATCATCTTGGCGATGCCGCTTCAATAACCGACGGCCTTCCGTATAATCCGAATCTTGGGCCATATGAAGTAGCCCCCGACGGAAAATCAAGCGGTGTAAAAGATGATATGTGGGCGTTTACAAGCCGCAATCCCAGCCTCGATCTGAGGGCTGCTGCTATGTTTGCCGCCACAAGCCGCGCTCTGAAGGGCTATAACGACGATCTGTCGGAAAGGGCGCTGATACAGTCGAAAAGATTGCTGAAAGAATCTACTGAACTACTTGCCAATATGCCGGAAGACCGCCGTGGAAGACGTTTTGGGGGAGATATGGGCACCAATCTTCAACTGTACATTTCAACCGGCGAGCAACAATATAAAGATAAGTTTCAGGAATCGCTGTGGCCGGCACTCGACCGTTTTGTAAGTTTCAGCATTCTTACGGCATTACATGCCATTCCGCACATGGATGAATCGTACAAAGAAAAGCTCCGTCCCTATGTGGTAAAATACAAGGAATATATTGAAGAGCTTGAACAGGATAATCCGTACGGAGTGCCGATCGGCCTTCGGAACTGGGCCGGCAATGGCGGTGTTGTTAGCTTTGGAACCACCATTTGTTTTGCCAGCAAATATTACCCGGATATTATTGACGCAAGCCATGCATTTAAGGCCACCAACTGGCTGTTTGGATGTCATCCGTATCACAATTATTCGTTTGTGGCAGCGGTAGGTGCCGCTCGTCCAAAAGCAGTGTTTTATGGTAACAACAGGGCCGATTTCTCTTTTATTCCGGGAAATGTTGCTCCCGGCGTGTTGTTCAGACAACCCGATCATTTTGAAAACTACGACGACTGGCCATTTTTTTGGGGACAAAACGAAGGTACCATTGGAGGAAATACCAGTTACCTGATTTTTGGATCAGCATTTAAGAATCTGGTAAAATAA